From Bacillus sp. FSL K6-3431, the proteins below share one genomic window:
- the rlmH gene encoding 23S rRNA (pseudouridine(1915)-N(3))-methyltransferase RlmH, with amino-acid sequence MNITIISVGKLKEKYLKQGIDEYLKRLTAYAKVDIHELPDEKAPEVLSENEMEQVKLKEGERILAKISGDAHVIALAIEGKMKTSEQLAKGLDHLAIYGKSKVVFVIGGSLGLSEEVMRRADESLSFSKMTFPHQLMRLILVEQVYRAFRIIRGEPYHK; translated from the coding sequence TTGAATATTACGATTATATCTGTAGGTAAATTAAAGGAAAAATATTTAAAGCAAGGCATCGACGAATACTTAAAACGTCTTACCGCCTACGCTAAAGTCGATATCCACGAACTCCCCGACGAAAAAGCTCCAGAGGTACTAAGTGAAAATGAAATGGAACAAGTAAAGCTAAAAGAAGGTGAGCGCATCCTCGCTAAAATTAGTGGCGATGCTCATGTCATCGCCCTAGCCATTGAAGGAAAAATGAAAACTTCAGAGCAACTGGCTAAAGGCTTAGATCATTTAGCTATATACGGAAAAAGCAAAGTTGTATTTGTGATTGGTGGATCATTGGGATTGAGTGAAGAAGTGATGCGGAGGGCCGATGAAAGCCTTTCGTTTTCTAAAATGACATTTCCACATCAATTGATGAGATTGATATTGGTGGAGCAGGTGTATCGGGCGTTTAGGATTATTAGGGGGGAACCGTACCATAAGTAA
- a CDS encoding CxxH/CxxC protein — translation MIYCCKEHVELALDIMVDEHELAPLLEEVKTGVELSTPCEYCPNPAAYIVANKNSDT, via the coding sequence ATGATTTATTGTTGCAAAGAACATGTAGAGTTAGCACTTGATATTATGGTGGATGAACATGAATTAGCACCACTTTTAGAAGAGGTAAAAACGGGAGTCGAGTTATCCACACCCTGTGAATATTGTCCCAATCCAGCAGCTTATATTGTGGCGAACAAAAATTCGGACACATAA